TGCTTTAGAATTGTCTAGATATGAATTTACACAACAGAGTTCAATGGCATCTTTTGAGATGCTGTATTCTGATGGCTAGACTTCTATATATTTCGGTGGTAGCTATTTTCCCTTTAAATACCTCAGAAACTCAACCCTGTGCGCTTAAAGGGTCAAACTTTTACTCCCCAAAGCAAACTATAAAATGTACAAACTCTGCTCTAAAGTAAATGGTCTAATAGGCATTATGTTCTGATCTGAGATCTTACAGTCAGCTAGGGTTTGTGGCTGTTGCTTTCTTTTTAAACGTCCTATTGCAAGCCGGGGAGCTCAGCTACCATATTTGGAGCTCATATGCCTGTCCACTGACCTCATATCTGCTTGTTTGAGGGTTTGTGTGTTTTTACTTGTCCATATATGGAAAGGCTGCTTGGGGAGTCTGGTATCTGACCTGAATTAGAAGTAATTCAACATCTATATGGAGTTCAGCTTTTGTCAGGATGCACTAATTAGGCTAAAGTCAGGACTTCAGCTGCTTTCACTGGGAAGGAGGCAGTCTGAAGAAAGTAAATTTACTGTTAAATCCTGCTTTTTCATTATAAACCATACCTACCCTTGCAAACAATCTCGTTCATCCTGGTATAGTCATAAAGAAGCAAACCAGAGTGTAAACAGAAGACGTCTCTCGATCAGGAAACTAATACTTTTATGAATGACAATAATCAAAGCCAACTTTCATGTGAAGCCATCAAAATCTTTTGCAGTAGAGATCCCTGTTTCCACTTGGTGTCATGTGGGAGCATAGAGGAGGCACTGGATTGAATGTGAATGGGTCTTGTTCACTCCATACACTTCCTTTAAGGTTTTCCCTTGAAATGAAGGTGGGGATGAAAAGCCCAGCTCTGATtaacagaggaaaaaataattgtgaaaaGTAGTGGAAGTTTGTAACCCTCTTCCCCCATCACGTACATGGACATGCTCCCATTGCTTGTGTGGATGCAATATCAGTATATTTTCTGGGAATAAGGACTATTGTAGAATACTTGAACAATGATGATAAACATTGTGCGtaaaatcctggcttcactgaagtccatggaaaacttccactgatttccctAAGGCCAGGATTTCGCTGAGTATCTGATGTGTAGCACCGCTCATTCTAATGTGTATCACAAAGCCTTTCCCAATTGACACCTTTATAGCACTGCTGAAACTTGGCCAACTCTGGAGTGGAGGGACAGCAGTCAGTCATCACACTGCACAGAAGTGGTGGGAGGAGCGGTTTTAGGCCAAAAACAATTGAGCAAGCCTCATCTCTTATGGAAATTGCCAAGAGGTCTTCAGTGTAACCGCTGAGCAAACAGGACCTCTGTGTTGTAGGGTCTTAGCTGAAAGATCCACACATAGTAAGCTGTATGGCCCTCAGTTTGTCTGTTTCAGAAGGATGAAAGACTGAGTCAGTCCTTCTGGAACTTGAACCTATGATTCCCATGGGTGTACGTATTTTAAGTCAGAGGTTTGCACCATGAACTACTTTCTCCAGCAAACTTaactgtagttaataaactacAGCTACCTGGATAATCGTTAGACATATAGGTATGGTCTCCGCAAGACCACTGACCTCCCTTTGTCTTTGAACAGATATAATTGActaaaatgtgaaataaaaaagTCATTCTCAGTGTAACCTCCTAATTTAAGAATATGCCTTGGTATATTGGTGCATACATCTTTTACAGTAAGAATCTCTTCTAGCTCAAGAGCTAGAGGGAATATTTTGCTTGTCCGTTTGTGTTTAGAATACTCACGTGTGTACATGtacaatgctttttaaaatatgtcttgTAAATCATATGGGGAGCCAAACTGAGTAATTTCTTTGAAAGAGACTCAACTCTTGGTGTAACAGGCAAGGGACTTAATCAGGCTTGCTGGGAAGCAACTCTTCACTATAGGCGATGATTGTTAAATCGCTCTGCATTATGTGATGATGTGGTGTATATCTTGAGTCTCCAACTTTTGAAGTACAGAAGAAAAATGGGTTTTGAATTTTCTGAGCTTGTGGCCCTTTGAAAGCCTTTTTTGATTTACACTCCAGTAATCCTTCATGTTGACTCAAACACACGTGTGTTGAATACAATACAAATATCTAGCATTTGGATTCAGCTCTTCTTTGGACAATATTTGATTTCTCTGAGGGATTATTGATTTCTGTCTGTAATCCCTGAAGTGTTAGAAACAATAGGTTACAATTTTGTAGGGCTCCATTTATTTTCAAGGGAATAAAGAGGAAATTCAAATGATACCTGCTTTTGAAGGATGGGTGTGACATACCTGTGCCTACAGATATAGCAGTGGGCTGCACACATGCAccttttactcctgagggaattctgcgccaaagagaaaaaattatgcgcacaatattttaaaattcttcaaattttatttatcaataaatgtggctccagcatagcagtggaagcacaggccactggctgcattgaggtgggagatcaccctaactcccccacatCCTCCCGGTACAGGAACTCGGCGGgaaggctgcacccgaccctgacacagtgcaagggctgggcctacCCCAGAAACACCCGGGGGGCCCTGCCTCTGcatcaggtgtgggcaggcaggctcagctcagcaggatccaagtgtggaggggcttagtgtggggtgagaggtttctgtgtggggcagtctgggtgcgggtggctcagtggTAGATTTGGATGCACAGGAGTTCGTTGTGGGATTCCGGGTGCAGGGGCAataggactctgcaggggatccaggtgaaggtgagtggggctcagtgggggggtctgATGACCACTCACTGCTGTATGTGAAATGGTTTGGTGAGTGGAGAGAAGTCGCAGCGTTCTTCCTAGAGGGCAGGTGTCCACAATACACAAGTTACCATCACATTTGGAACACTAATAGGCAGCCTCATCAGAGGAGTTGCagattcagtggacatagagactAAACTGCTCTGCCTCCACTAGAAGTTGTCCCTCTACTacagggcttgcagcaccatgcTGGGCACTAGGGAATGTTTGAGTAGCAGTTACCCACATTTTACATTTTCTGTGCAGGATCTGGTCTCCTGGGTTGTCATTGTGGCACTTTGTACTAATGTACACCAAAAAGAATATTAAGGGGGAGTGAGAGATGTACAATGGACTATTTCTCTTAAAGGCAGTAACCAGGCCTAGAGAGAGAATTTGTAACAGCGCTGAGTGACCTGCACCCTTGGACTTGCACAGATAGATTGCTCTGCCTTTGAGCTTCTATTTGATCTCTGACTGgtttatttccctctctcccttcacaCATCTTTTATTGTAGATCAAAAAACAGCAGCAAGATGTGTTAGGCTTCTTGGAAGTCAACAAGATTGAATTTGAAGAAAAAGATATTGCAGCCAATGAGGAGAACCGGAAATGGATGAGAGAGAATGTCCCGGAAGAGAGCCGACCAGCGAGTGGAAACCCATTGCCCCCTCGAATCTTCAATGATAGCCGATATCTTGGGGTAAGAAACCATTTGAAGCTTCTCCTTGGCCTTCTCTTTTTGACTTTCCTAGACTTTATCCTGCTGCCAACTACAATATTGCTCTGATGATGGCATATGCCAGATGCAACAGAAAAGGCATAGGTTATCAATTATGTGGTGACTGAGACGTGGCTTTTTCTCTATGAAGAGAAAGGGAATTTCCTTGTAACGGAGTCAAAATTTGAACCTAAATCTTCAGTATACTAACTAAGCTTGCATATTAAACTATGTGCCATGTGGCCCTCAAACAGAACATAAAAAACTGCACTGTGTTGCATGAAATGATTAATAACTGAGGGACTGATGGTTGAGAAAGAGTTAGTAATGAAGAGGTGCATGTATCTAGTAACTAACTATTGACATATATATGGATAACTCTTgtagaaacaacgaggagtccttggggcacctaagccctggtctacactacagggttaggtcgaatttagccgcgttaggttgattttataatgaatgcgtctacacaagcaaccccattcCGTCGACATAAAAGGCTCTTAAAACCAACTTCTGTACGCCTCCCcagcaaggggagtagcgctaaaatcgaccttgctgggtcgaatttggggtagtgcggacgcaaatctacagtattggcctccgggagctatcccatagtgctgcattgtgaccgctctggacagcactttgaactccgatgcactagccagtacacaggaaaagccctgggaacttttgaatttcatttcctgtttggtcagcgtggcgaactcagaagcacaggtgaccatgcagtcctcctagaatcgtagagcgtagaatgtttctatgctccccctatcatctctgtccctgaggttatcacagattagaaggcgaaaaaactgcactcgcaatgacatgttttctgagttcatccacctgcaacaatgtttttgccccatcaggccttgggagcttaacccagtattccaatgggtggcggagactgcaccgctccgtaagttgatgctagccacggtagtgaggatgtactccgccgacttaatgtgcttagtgtggacatacgcaattgactgtataaaatcgacctaatttcatagtgtagacatatcattagagactaacaaatatatttgggcataagctttcgtgggctataacccacttcatcagatgcatggagtgaaaaataaataggcaggtataaatatacagcacatgaaaagatgggagttgccttaccaagtggggagtcagtgctaatgaggccaattcaatcagggtggatgtggcctatccccaacagttgacaagaaggtgtgagtatcaacagagggaaaattactttttgtagtgacccagccactcccagtctttattcaggcctaatttgatagtgtcaagtttgcaaattagttccagttctgcagtttctcgttaaagtctgtttttcaaatgtttttttgttgaagaatggccacttttaagtctgttactgagtgtccaaggagattgaagtgctctcctactggtttttgaatgttacaattcttgatgtctgatttgtgtccatttattcttttgtgtagagactgtccagtttggccaatgtttatggcagaggggtattgctggcacatgatggcatatatcacattggtagatgtgcagatgaatgagcccctgatggtgtggctgatgtggttaggtcctatgatggtgtcccttgaatagatatgcggacagagtcggcaacggggtttgttgcaggatttggttcctgggttgatttttttgttgtgtggtgtgtggttgctggtgagtatttgcttcagcttGGGAGGCTGTCtataagtgaggactggcctgtctcctaaggtctgtgagagtgaggtatcatcctccaggataggttgtagatccttggtgatgcactggagaggttttagttggggactgtaggtgatggctagtggcgttctgttactttgttGGGCCTGtactggagtaggtgacttctgggtacgcttctggctctgtcaatctgtttcttcacttccccagatgggtattgtagttttaagaacgcttgatagagatcctgtaggtgtttgtctctgtctgagggattagagtaaatgcccaaataaattcattagtctctaaggtgccacaaggactcctcgttgtttttgctgatacagactaacacggttgcccctctgaaatattttttgtagAACTCTCCTATAACATTCATAATAGCATTCAATTATATACAGTGTCACCTTCTTTCCTACAGCAGTGCAGAGCCCATGTGTATACCTGCAGGGTCACTTCACAGATGTCCTTTACCAATTAAATGCAGCCACCTTTACATTGCAGAGCTGTAGCTGTCAAATGAAGCATGACAATGTTACACAGTGGTTTAGTACAGGGAATGAAGAAAACTGTGCAACTGTAATGACAGGGGATGCCTCTCTATCATACGTTTTTCTAGGGCACCCATCACCATAGAATCGGAGTTCCATATACAGTAAGAAGGATTAGCACAGAATTATAGAGTAGTTGATAATAGACCGTTCTTTGCTTCTCGCTGGTTTTGGTGGCATTTGCTTATATTGTATTTTGTTGTAATTTgttggtgtgacgggttggatcacagaaacccccttggggctgccaactgatgtgcgaagactacttctgctcctgctttcctgccctgtcagcttgagactccagagccctgcctggtttgagccagacccactagcctgctacaaacccagacccagatCTGAACCAGTTCCcgaacagctgtaggcttaattgaaaaccgcttaagaagtgttcctgtctttaacactcagatgcccaactcccactggggtccaaaccccaaataaatccattttaccctgtataaagcttttacagggtaaactcataaattgttcaccctctataacactgatagagaggtatgcacagctgtttgtccccccccccccaggtattaatacataccctgggttaattaataagtaaaaatgattttattaaatacagaaagtaggacttaagtggttccaagtagtaacagacagaataaagtgaattaccaagcaaaataaaataaaacacacaggtCTGAGCCTAATAcgttaagaaaactgaatacagataaaacctcaccctcagtgGTGTTctagtaagcttccttttacagactagtctccttctagtctgggtccagcaatcactcatatCCCCttcagttactgtcctttgttctagTTTCCTTAAGGTAGCCTCTCCACTCCCCAAGGAtatcttttgagccagctgaagacaaaatggaggggtctcccgagggtttaaatagactttctcttgtgggtggataccctctcctatgcaaagtccagctccaagatggagttttggagtcacatgggtaagtcacatgtccctgcatgactcggaacttacaggtagcagccatggttcacatgctgcCTTGAACGTcatcaagtagacttcttatgtggattggagccttccaagatccctTAAGTGTTTCTCGATTGGGTACTTAACTTGCACATTTctttcttaagaagctgaccaaatgctttgcTAAGgctatttagaaatcaagcaagtacacagccaatattcataacttcgaacacaaaaatgagacatgcatacaaataggatgaatagattcagtagatcataacctttacatagatatgttacatggtatatgtagcataaaacatattcctgttatgtcatatatacattcataagcatatttccataaagtcttatggggtgcaatgtcacagttgggTACTGAGCAAAGGTTTTTTCAGGATACTGAGTC
This genomic interval from Malaclemys terrapin pileata isolate rMalTer1 chromosome 9, rMalTer1.hap1, whole genome shotgun sequence contains the following:
- the SH3BGRL gene encoding adapter SH3BGRL — its product is MVIRVYIASSSGSTAIKKQQQDVLGFLEVNKIEFEEKDIAANEENRKWMRENVPEESRPASGNPLPPRIFNDSRYLGDYEAFFEARENNAVYAFLGLTAPPGSKEAEALAKQQA